A part of Halobacillus shinanisalinarum genomic DNA contains:
- a CDS encoding flagellin: MNPKCPTPTRMLEGEDIVWSFMKINVRTMAKEMMNQTKQSILAQASQAMLAKANQQPQGVLQLLR; the protein is encoded by the coding sequence GTGAATCCGAAGTGCCCGACCCCTACTAGAATGCTAGAGGGTGAAGATATAGTCTGGTCATTTATGAAAATAAATGTTCGCACGATGGCGAAAGAAATGATGAACCAAACAAAACAAAGTATCCTTGCACAAGCTTCTCAAGCAATGCTTGCAAAAGCAAATCAACAACCACAAGGTGTACTTCAGTTATTACGTTAA